Within the Metasolibacillus fluoroglycofenilyticus genome, the region TTCATTTTGTATAAAAAGTTAGTCATTCTTTGTATCAAACTTGAAGAATGGCTACTTTTTTTGCGAAAAAGTATACGATAGTCTAATAATAGAAATAATCACCGATGCAAAAATTAGCGTGATTGTTAAAGTTTCATATACTGTCATCATGTGCAACATCCCCCTT harbors:
- a CDS encoding putative holin-like toxin encodes the protein MLHMMTVYETLTITLIFASVIISIIRLSYTFSQKK